The proteins below come from a single Mya arenaria isolate MELC-2E11 chromosome 8, ASM2691426v1 genomic window:
- the LOC128242566 gene encoding putative phosphatidylglycerol/phosphatidylinositol transfer protein DDB_G0278295 — MYRKVFKTMCNITCRKACMILVGLFFLLTFTSYMLFFNHGAPEEIMTANKGNKHPKFRHYAERDAKHMDELEKDIAAEEKKAIEYWDNFIQKNNFVSIGEIYDNCDEKDRMMVGRTILIPDVRWGGLKGVTSRTFINITLDEDLEDGRFYLEVKYNGNDLFARNWELCNLDEDYGDERQIYCPFTSKDYSFVKDRQIPKYLPKGRYETKGWITDQNDQVAICGFADFTL; from the exons ATGTATCGGAAAGTCTTTAAGACAATGTGTAACATAACGTGTAGGAAGGCCTGCATGATTCTCGTCGGGTTGTTCTTCCTATTAACATTCACAAGTTATATGCTTTTCTTTAACCATGGAGCTCCAGAAGAAATAATGACAGCTAACAAGGGGAACAAACACCCTAAGTTCCGGCATTACGCTGAGCGGGACGCTAAACACATGGACGAGCTGGAGAAAGACATTGCTGCTGAAGAGAAGAAAGCTATAGAATATTGGGACAACTTTATTCAGAAGAATAATTTTGTGTCAATAGGGGAGATTTATGACAATTGTG ATGAGAAGGACCGTATGATGGTGGGACGGACGATTCTTATACCTGACGTCAGATGGGGAGGATTGAAGGGTGTGACGTCACGCACGTTCATTAACATAACATTGG ACGAAGATCTGGAAGATGGTCGGTTCTACCTCGAGGTGAAATACAACGGGAATGATTTATTTGCCCGCAACTGGGAATTATGCAACCTGGACGAGGATTATGGGGATGAAAGGCAGATATACTGCCCCTTCACATCAAAGGATTATTCGTTCGTAAAAGATCGACAAATCCCCAAATATCTGCCGAAG GGTCGGTACGAGACGAAAGGTTGGATTACGGACCAAAATGACCAGGTTGCCATCTGTGGATTTGCTGACTTCACACTCTGA